In Natronococcus occultus SP4, the following proteins share a genomic window:
- the ncsA gene encoding tRNA 2-thiolation protein NcsA, whose product MDCNRCDEEAIMHAAYSGAHLCQHHFRESVEKRVRRRVRRDDLVPQDATPEDPLTWVIGLSGGKDSVVLTRILHDTFAEDPRIELVGLTIHEGIEGYRDESVEACVELADELGIRHELVSYEEEFGIRMDDVVEDDPENMAACAYCGVFRRDLLSTYAEELDADLLLTGHNLDDEAQTALMNFLEGDVAQMAKHFDASLGPLSERGEQEEFVPRAKPLRDVPEKEVALYAHVEDLPAHITECPHASEAYRGEIQQLLYDLEENHPGTRHSILSGYEELAGVVADDREDDAEGGPELRECAECGSTTTREVCRKCSLLESLA is encoded by the coding sequence ATGGATTGTAACCGGTGTGACGAGGAGGCGATCATGCATGCCGCCTACTCGGGGGCACACCTCTGTCAACACCACTTCCGGGAGTCGGTCGAGAAGCGGGTGCGCCGACGAGTGCGCCGGGACGACCTCGTTCCGCAGGACGCGACGCCCGAGGACCCGCTGACCTGGGTGATCGGGCTCTCGGGCGGGAAAGACAGCGTCGTCCTCACGCGGATCCTCCACGACACGTTCGCCGAGGACCCTCGTATCGAGCTCGTCGGGCTGACGATCCACGAGGGGATCGAGGGCTACCGGGACGAGTCGGTTGAGGCCTGCGTCGAACTCGCCGACGAGCTCGGGATCCGCCACGAGCTGGTCAGCTACGAGGAGGAGTTCGGGATCCGGATGGACGACGTCGTCGAGGACGATCCCGAGAACATGGCCGCCTGTGCCTACTGTGGTGTCTTCCGGCGCGATCTGCTCTCGACGTACGCCGAGGAGCTCGATGCGGATCTGCTGCTAACGGGCCACAATCTCGACGACGAGGCCCAGACCGCGCTGATGAACTTCCTCGAGGGTGACGTCGCCCAGATGGCCAAACACTTCGACGCGAGCCTGGGGCCGCTGTCGGAACGGGGCGAGCAGGAGGAGTTCGTCCCGCGGGCGAAACCGCTGCGGGACGTCCCCGAGAAGGAGGTCGCGCTGTACGCCCACGTCGAGGACTTGCCCGCCCACATCACGGAGTGTCCCCACGCCAGCGAGGCCTACCGCGGCGAGATCCAGCAGCTGCTGTACGACCTGGAGGAGAACCACCCCGGAACCCGTCACTCGATCCTCTCGGGGTACGAAGAGCTGGCCGGCGTCGTCGCCGACGACCGCGAGGACGACGCCGAAGGCGGCCCCGAACTGCGGGAGTGTGCCGAGTGTGGTTCGACCACTACTCGCGAGGTCTGTCGGAAGTGTTCGCTGCTCGAGTCGCTGGCCTGA
- the ftsZ gene encoding cell division protein FtsZ, which translates to MQDIVQDALDNAEEEAREMEADMDGDEFGEPRIVIVGCGGAGNNTINRLYNIGVDGAETVAINTDKQHLKMIEADTKILVGKSLTNGLGAGGDPSMGERATEMAQGTIKEVLGDADLVFVTAGMGGGTGTGAAPVVSKIAKEQGAIVVGMVSTPFNVERARTVKAEEGLEKLRNEADSIIVLDNNRLLDYVPNLPIGKAFSVMDQIIAETVKGISETITQPSLINLDYADMSTIMNQGGVAVMLVGETQDKNKTDEVVKDAMNHPLLDVDYRGASGGLVHITGGPDLTLKEAEGIADNITERLEASANVIWGARIQENYKGKVRVMAIMTGVQSAQVLGPSTQKQADRSRASIEGASDGDFDASNNVKHGAKSDGGRNELERENGVDVIR; encoded by the coding sequence ATGCAGGATATCGTTCAGGACGCCCTCGACAACGCCGAAGAGGAGGCCCGCGAGATGGAAGCCGACATGGACGGCGACGAGTTCGGGGAGCCCCGAATCGTCATCGTCGGCTGTGGCGGTGCCGGTAACAACACCATCAACCGGCTCTACAACATCGGCGTCGATGGCGCCGAGACCGTCGCGATCAACACGGACAAACAGCACCTGAAGATGATCGAGGCTGACACCAAGATCCTGGTAGGCAAGTCGCTTACCAACGGGCTTGGTGCCGGTGGCGATCCGTCGATGGGCGAACGCGCGACCGAGATGGCCCAGGGCACGATCAAGGAAGTGCTCGGCGACGCGGACCTCGTGTTCGTGACCGCCGGCATGGGCGGCGGGACCGGGACCGGTGCCGCACCCGTCGTCTCGAAGATCGCCAAAGAGCAGGGCGCGATCGTCGTCGGCATGGTCTCGACGCCGTTTAACGTCGAGCGCGCCCGCACGGTGAAAGCCGAGGAGGGCCTCGAGAAGCTTCGCAACGAGGCCGACTCGATCATCGTGCTGGACAACAACCGCCTGCTCGACTACGTCCCGAACCTCCCGATCGGCAAGGCGTTCTCGGTAATGGACCAGATCATCGCCGAAACCGTCAAAGGGATCTCGGAGACAATCACCCAGCCGTCGCTGATCAATCTGGACTACGCGGACATGTCCACGATCATGAACCAGGGCGGCGTCGCGGTGATGCTCGTCGGGGAGACCCAGGACAAGAACAAGACCGACGAGGTCGTCAAGGACGCGATGAACCACCCGCTGCTGGACGTCGACTACCGCGGCGCCTCCGGCGGGCTGGTCCACATCACCGGCGGCCCCGACCTCACGCTGAAGGAGGCCGAGGGGATCGCCGACAACATCACCGAGCGCCTCGAGGCCTCGGCGAACGTCATCTGGGGCGCCCGGATCCAGGAGAACTACAAGGGGAAGGTCCGAGTCATGGCGATCATGACCGGAGTTCAGAGCGCTCAGGTGCTGGGCCCGTCGACACAGAAGCAGGCCGATCGTTCCCGCGCCAGCATCGAGGGCGCCAGCGACGGCGACTTCGACGCGAGCAACAACGTCAAACACGGCGCGAAAAGCGACGGCGGCCGAAACGAACTCGAGCGCGAGAACGGCGTCGACGTCATCCGGTAG
- a CDS encoding ribbon-helix-helix domain-containing protein, with product MERVTLRIPKQQIEEVERLVDSGEFPNRSEAIRSAVREMVNEQSDGRTEQNSKRNWAKV from the coding sequence ATGGAGCGTGTGACACTGCGAATTCCGAAACAGCAGATCGAGGAGGTCGAACGACTGGTCGACTCGGGCGAGTTCCCGAACCGAAGCGAGGCGATTCGGTCGGCCGTCCGTGAGATGGTCAACGAACAGTCCGACGGCCGGACCGAACAGAACAGCAAACGCAACTGGGCCAAGGTGTAA
- a CDS encoding double zinc ribbon domain-containing protein — MSKITFRADDDLVARLEELEASKSEVMREALRAYLKDEARPNAPERTGETAIDDLVRERVDDLLTERLAERRTPAERGQDLNVTISLEDAPRGTDTHTPPVSDNEPTAERGSDHSCAQCGEDVDPDHVYCPNCGEKTARRLFCDCGDELRSDWSFCPSCGRRTPAADVLESS; from the coding sequence ATGAGCAAGATCACGTTCCGTGCGGACGACGACCTCGTCGCCCGACTCGAGGAGCTCGAGGCCTCGAAGAGCGAGGTCATGCGCGAGGCCCTGCGGGCGTACCTCAAGGACGAGGCTCGTCCCAACGCGCCGGAACGGACCGGCGAGACGGCGATCGACGACCTCGTTCGCGAGCGCGTCGACGACCTCCTCACGGAACGGCTCGCCGAGCGTCGGACGCCCGCGGAGCGCGGGCAGGATCTCAACGTGACGATCTCGCTCGAGGACGCCCCGCGCGGTACCGACACGCACACACCGCCGGTGTCCGACAACGAGCCGACCGCGGAACGTGGGTCCGATCACAGCTGTGCCCAGTGTGGCGAGGACGTCGATCCCGATCACGTCTACTGCCCGAACTGCGGCGAGAAGACCGCTCGACGGCTGTTCTGTGACTGCGGGGACGAACTCCGCTCGGACTGGTCGTTCTGTCCGAGCTGTGGCCGTCGGACGCCAGCGGCCGACGTCCTCGAATCGTCATAA
- a CDS encoding DUF5789 family protein — protein sequence MSEDGPSRDRAQDRAEQRKSERADGPEAILEEVERDLGSLEYPVSSEDLATEYATEPIDMPNETESLGSVFDRLAGEEYDSPEEVREAVYGEVTGEAGGVEEANPERDLEGLDEQGQGSVSESGGDAL from the coding sequence ATGAGCGAGGACGGACCGAGTCGCGACCGCGCACAGGACCGAGCTGAGCAACGAAAGTCCGAGCGGGCCGACGGCCCCGAGGCGATCCTCGAGGAGGTCGAGCGGGATCTGGGCTCGCTCGAGTACCCCGTTTCGAGCGAGGATCTGGCGACCGAGTACGCCACCGAGCCGATCGACATGCCGAACGAAACCGAATCGCTCGGGAGCGTCTTCGATCGGCTGGCCGGCGAGGAGTACGACTCGCCCGAAGAGGTCCGAGAGGCCGTCTACGGCGAAGTGACGGGCGAGGCCGGCGGTGTCGAGGAGGCAAATCCCGAGCGCGATCTGGAGGGGCTCGACGAGCAGGGTCAAGGGTCGGTCAGCGAAAGCGGCGGCGACGCGCTCTGA